The Tissierella sp. genome has a segment encoding these proteins:
- a CDS encoding ABC transporter permease, translating to MVNKGIKKLYTFLIFLFLYAPIIVLIVFSFNDSKSRGVWAGFTLKWYVELFKDAEILKALYNTFLIATLSTIISTILGTFAAIGIFNLPGLNKKIALNLNYLPVLNADIVTAVSLMALFRFLKMEFGFATMLLSHITFCTPYVVLSVLPKLKQMNKHLAEAAMDLGATPFYALRKVIIPEIMPGIITGGLMAFTLSIDDFVISFFNTGNGVSNLSIEIFSMTRRGINPVINALSTLMFVGMLIMLLIINKRTEKNELERGV from the coding sequence ATGGTAAATAAAGGTATTAAGAAGTTATATACTTTTTTGATATTTTTATTTTTATATGCACCAATTATTGTACTAATAGTGTTCTCCTTCAATGATTCCAAATCAAGAGGGGTATGGGCTGGATTTACATTAAAATGGTATGTAGAATTATTTAAGGATGCTGAGATATTGAAGGCTCTTTATAATACCTTTCTAATAGCGACTCTATCAACAATTATATCTACAATATTAGGTACATTTGCAGCTATTGGAATATTTAATCTACCTGGTTTGAATAAGAAAATCGCTTTGAATTTAAATTATCTACCAGTATTAAATGCTGATATAGTTACTGCAGTATCGCTAATGGCACTATTTAGATTCTTAAAAATGGAATTTGGTTTTGCAACTATGCTTTTATCTCATATTACTTTTTGTACACCCTATGTGGTATTATCAGTGTTACCTAAATTAAAGCAGATGAATAAGCATTTAGCAGAAGCAGCAATGGATCTAGGAGCAACGCCATTTTATGCTCTTCGGAAGGTAATTATACCCGAAATAATGCCTGGAATAATCACAGGTGGACTAATGGCATTTACATTATCAATTGATGATTTTGTCATTAGCTTCTTCAATACAGGCAACGGCGTATCAAACCTAAGTATTGAAATATTTTCTATGACAAGGCGTGGAATAAATCCTGTAATTAACGCATTATCTACCTTAATGTTTGTTGGTATGTTGATAATGCTATTAATAATAAATAAGAGAACAGAAAAAAATGAGTTGGAGAGAGGTGTTTAA
- a CDS encoding FAD-dependent oxidoreductase, translating into MIKTKYLIIGNGIAGLAAAREIRSNDQNGSLLMISSEPSLTYYRVKLTEYLAKDFIDEELLVSKETWYKEKNIEVLLSKIVENIDTKNNKVRLDDGQEIEYEKLLIATGSRPFIPPINGKFKEGVFALRTLKDLHYIKNYLKSCNDVAVIGGGLLGLEAAWSLKELGKEVSIIEFAPYLLPRQLDKEISNKLEQKLSEVGFKVYLSSQAEEILGEGKSDGIQLNGDRKLKSGAILISSGVRPNLDLVRDSEIEYDKGIKVDNHMKTNLDNIYAAGDVVEIDGMVLGLWTAGNEQGKVVGGNMTGKELEYNQPKIFTALQIGSINLFSAGIINDFDRVYEYKDDTQDIHHKIFAKDGRIVGVILFGDLKEMNTLRNAVVANSSVDEYIKEGSKFV; encoded by the coding sequence ATGATAAAAACAAAATATTTAATAATCGGTAATGGGATTGCAGGTCTGGCAGCTGCAAGAGAAATAAGAAGCAATGATCAAAATGGCAGCCTGCTAATGATAAGTAGTGAACCGTCTCTAACTTATTATAGAGTAAAATTAACAGAATATTTAGCTAAGGATTTTATTGATGAAGAACTTTTAGTAAGTAAAGAAACTTGGTATAAAGAAAAGAATATAGAGGTATTACTAAGCAAGATAGTAGAAAATATTGATACAAAAAATAACAAGGTCAGATTAGATGATGGTCAAGAAATTGAATACGAAAAACTGTTGATTGCTACAGGTAGTCGCCCATTTATTCCGCCAATCAACGGAAAGTTCAAAGAGGGTGTATTTGCCTTAAGAACTTTAAAAGACTTACATTATATTAAGAACTATCTAAAGTCTTGTAATGATGTTGCTGTAATAGGTGGTGGACTTTTAGGGCTTGAAGCTGCTTGGTCTTTGAAAGAACTAGGCAAAGAAGTTAGTATAATTGAATTTGCACCATATTTATTGCCTAGGCAATTAGACAAAGAGATTTCCAACAAATTAGAACAAAAACTATCAGAAGTAGGTTTTAAGGTTTACCTATCTTCCCAAGCTGAAGAAATACTAGGTGAAGGTAAATCAGATGGAATACAATTAAATGGTGACAGAAAACTTAAAAGCGGTGCAATTTTAATTTCATCTGGAGTTAGACCAAATCTAGATTTAGTTAGAGATAGTGAAATAGAGTATGATAAGGGAATTAAAGTTGATAATCATATGAAGACAAATCTTGATAATATCTATGCAGCTGGAGATGTAGTTGAGATAGATGGTATGGTACTTGGGCTTTGGACTGCTGGAAACGAACAAGGTAAAGTAGTAGGTGGCAATATGACTGGGAAAGAACTGGAATACAATCAACCTAAGATTTTTACTGCTTTGCAAATAGGTAGTATCAATCTATTTTCAGCAGGAATAATCAATGATTTTGACAGGGTTTATGAGTATAAGGATGATACACAAGACATCCATCACAAGATATTTGCAAAGGATGGAAGAATTGTTGGGGTAATACTTTTTGGAGATTTGAAGGAAATGAATACCCTTAGAAATGCAGTTGTTGCTAATTCCAGTGTAGATGAATACATCAAAGAGGGAAGTAAATTTGTATAA
- a CDS encoding spermidine/putrescine ABC transporter substrate-binding protein: MKTKKSILFIALVLIVGVIASGCGDSRPSINVYNWGDYIDKSVIKDFEDEFDIKVNYSMYSTNEDLYVKLKQGGSSYDVVFPSDYMIEKMTREGLLAKLDKNNVPNINNVDEKFFNLDFDPSNEYSVPYMWGTVGIIYNKTMVDDVVDSWDILWNKKYEGQIFMLNSQRDTLAVALLKLGYSMNTRDINELEEAKQELINQRPLVEAYLGDEVKDAMVGGEAAFAVVWSGDAVAMIRDNPDLEYVIPKEGTNLWFDNMVIPSTAKNKEGAEAFINFMCRPDIAARNSDYIGYSSPIPEAIELLPDDIKNSKVAYPSDEEIENTEIFKDPADIISEYDRIWTEIFSD, from the coding sequence TTGAAGACAAAGAAATCTATTTTATTCATAGCTTTAGTTTTAATTGTTGGAGTTATAGCATCAGGATGTGGTGATAGTAGACCAAGTATCAATGTATATAATTGGGGCGACTATATAGACAAATCTGTAATCAAAGATTTTGAAGATGAATTTGATATCAAAGTAAATTATAGCATGTATTCAACTAACGAAGACTTATATGTAAAATTGAAACAAGGTGGAAGCAGCTATGATGTAGTATTTCCATCTGACTATATGATTGAAAAAATGACAAGAGAAGGTTTGTTGGCTAAACTAGATAAAAATAATGTGCCTAATATCAATAATGTAGATGAAAAGTTTTTCAACTTAGATTTTGATCCAAGTAATGAGTATTCAGTACCTTATATGTGGGGAACAGTAGGGATAATCTATAACAAAACAATGGTAGATGATGTGGTAGATAGCTGGGATATTTTATGGAATAAAAAATATGAAGGTCAAATATTTATGTTAAATAGTCAAAGAGATACTCTTGCTGTAGCATTATTAAAACTAGGTTACTCAATGAATACAAGAGATATCAATGAACTAGAAGAAGCAAAACAAGAGCTAATCAATCAAAGACCATTAGTAGAGGCTTATCTAGGAGATGAAGTAAAGGATGCTATGGTAGGCGGAGAAGCAGCTTTTGCTGTAGTTTGGTCAGGAGATGCAGTAGCTATGATTAGAGATAATCCAGACTTAGAATATGTTATACCAAAGGAAGGTACAAATCTTTGGTTTGATAATATGGTAATACCAAGTACTGCAAAGAATAAGGAAGGGGCTGAAGCCTTTATCAATTTCATGTGCAGACCTGATATTGCTGCAAGAAATTCTGATTATATTGGATATTCAAGTCCTATACCTGAGGCTATAGAACTGTTACCAGATGATATAAAAAACTCTAAAGTTGCATATCCATCAGATGAAGAAATAGAAAATACAGAGATATTCAAAGACCCAGCTGATATAATATCAGAATACGATAGAATCTGGACTGAAATATTCTCAGATTAA
- a CDS encoding YqiA/YcfP family alpha/beta fold hydrolase, with amino-acid sequence MTDYLKSNNIIEEKIHIGDIPAILFRPKEKEALLATIIFYHGWSSSKESQRMRGFILASVGYQVIIPDAIYHGERNPIEYTAENARYFWDVILNTFDESELIIKELIEKYKADPNRIGLAGHSMGGFISSGVFTHNAKAKALVVFNGSCGWKNSNDIFKEEMNITMNEELKVMEDKINLIDPSNNMHLLRDRPILMLHGTNDNVVSVESQRNFYSSIKSLYQDPKKVELIEYPNLNHYLTTNMMEESIAWFYKYL; translated from the coding sequence ATGACAGATTATTTAAAATCAAATAATATAATTGAAGAGAAGATACATATAGGAGATATTCCAGCTATACTTTTCAGACCTAAAGAAAAAGAGGCTTTATTAGCTACTATTATTTTCTATCATGGATGGAGTTCAAGTAAAGAATCTCAAAGAATGAGAGGTTTTATTTTAGCTTCAGTAGGATATCAGGTTATAATACCTGATGCTATTTATCATGGAGAAAGAAATCCAATTGAATATACTGCAGAAAATGCAAGATACTTTTGGGATGTAATATTAAATACTTTTGATGAATCTGAACTAATAATTAAAGAATTGATAGAAAAATATAAAGCAGACCCAAATAGGATAGGGCTAGCGGGTCATTCCATGGGAGGATTCATATCATCAGGAGTATTTACTCACAATGCAAAAGCAAAGGCTTTAGTAGTATTCAATGGATCCTGTGGATGGAAGAATTCCAATGATATATTTAAAGAAGAAATGAATATAACTATGAATGAAGAATTAAAGGTAATGGAAGATAAAATTAACTTAATAGATCCATCTAATAATATGCATCTATTAAGAGATAGGCCTATACTTATGCTCCATGGCACAAATGACAATGTAGTATCAGTGGAGAGCCAGAGAAATTTCTATAGCTCAATTAAATCTTTGTACCAGGATCCAAAAAAGGTCGAATTAATTGAATATCCTAATTTGAACCATTATTTAACCACAAATATGATGGAAGAGAGTATTGCTTGGTTCTATAAATATTTATAG
- the potA gene encoding spermidine/putrescine ABC transporter ATP-binding protein, with translation MYAVELNNISKDYNGVTVLNNINLYIKENEFLTLLGPSGCGKTTTLRIIGGFEQQTNGSVLFEGKDVSNVPPYQRQINTVFQKYALFPHLDVFDNIAFGLKIKKMHKDEINKRVKEMLRLVNLQGFENRTIDSLSGGQQQRIAIARALVNEPKVLLLDEPLGALDLKLRKDMQIELKNMQKRVGITFIYVTHDQEEALTMSDTIVVMDKGEIQQIGTPVDIYNEPENAFVAQFIGESNIIDGIMHEDFLVEFAGKKFVCVDKGFDKEENIEVVIRPEDLDIVPIDEACLSGVVTSVTFKGVHYEIMVQAPNFEWMIHSTIMKPIGTEIGMSVLPENIHIMKKVRAS, from the coding sequence ATGTACGCAGTTGAATTAAATAATATCTCTAAGGATTATAATGGAGTTACTGTTTTAAATAATATAAATCTTTATATTAAAGAAAATGAATTTTTGACTCTCTTAGGGCCAAGTGGCTGTGGCAAGACCACTACTCTTAGGATTATAGGCGGATTCGAACAACAAACTAATGGATCGGTTTTATTTGAGGGGAAGGATGTTAGTAATGTTCCACCTTATCAAAGACAAATAAATACAGTCTTTCAAAAATATGCTTTGTTTCCGCATTTAGATGTGTTCGACAATATAGCCTTTGGATTAAAGATTAAAAAAATGCATAAGGATGAAATAAATAAGAGAGTTAAGGAAATGCTAAGACTTGTAAATCTTCAAGGTTTTGAAAACAGAACAATAGATTCCCTTAGTGGAGGTCAACAACAAAGGATTGCAATTGCTAGAGCTTTAGTAAATGAGCCTAAGGTACTTTTACTAGATGAACCCTTAGGAGCCTTGGATTTAAAACTTAGAAAAGATATGCAGATTGAATTAAAGAATATGCAAAAAAGAGTAGGTATAACATTTATCTATGTAACCCATGATCAAGAGGAAGCATTGACCATGTCAGACACTATAGTTGTAATGGATAAAGGTGAAATTCAACAAATAGGAACACCTGTTGATATATATAATGAACCTGAGAATGCTTTTGTAGCTCAGTTTATAGGAGAAAGTAATATTATAGATGGGATTATGCATGAGGATTTCTTAGTTGAATTTGCAGGAAAGAAATTTGTTTGCGTAGATAAGGGATTTGATAAAGAAGAAAACATAGAAGTAGTCATAAGACCTGAAGATCTAGATATAGTACCTATAGATGAAGCTTGTCTAAGTGGTGTAGTTACATCAGTTACATTTAAGGGTGTTCATTATGAGATAATGGTTCAAGCTCCAAATTTTGAATGGATGATACATTCAACAATAATGAAACCTATTGGAACAGAAATAGGGATGTCTGTACTACCTGAAAACATTCATATAATGAAGAAGGTGAGAGCAAGTTGA
- a CDS encoding TetR/AcrR family transcriptional regulator — protein sequence MENKESRKRMSKEDRKEQIIESALKVFVEKGYNGTTTQEIAKAADITEVTLFRHFSSKQEIFMEGIEPIIFTTLKESVVASKDLSPREQLEYILRERISLISKNYKVIRLILMESKITGELNDLNFIGRIAELLKTTITDMGFAMRDEEFTLRILMGGILSFLFMPEADEDKIKDFVSHIIPIIINSLINLEI from the coding sequence ATGGAGAATAAAGAAAGTAGGAAACGAATGAGTAAAGAAGATAGAAAGGAACAAATAATAGAGTCCGCTTTAAAAGTATTTGTAGAAAAGGGATACAATGGCACAACAACTCAAGAAATTGCTAAGGCTGCTGATATAACTGAAGTTACCTTATTTAGGCATTTTAGCTCAAAACAAGAAATATTTATGGAGGGTATAGAGCCTATAATATTCACAACCCTAAAAGAATCAGTAGTAGCATCTAAAGATCTATCACCAAGAGAACAGTTAGAGTATATCCTTAGGGAAAGAATAAGTTTAATTTCTAAAAACTATAAAGTTATAAGGCTAATCTTAATGGAGAGTAAAATAACTGGAGAATTAAATGATTTAAACTTCATTGGAAGGATTGCAGAACTTCTAAAAACTACTATAACAGATATGGGATTTGCAATGAGAGATGAGGAATTTACCTTGAGAATATTAATGGGTGGAATACTATCTTTCCTTTTTATGCCTGAAGCAGATGAAGATAAGATAAAAGATTTTGTAAGTCACATTATACCTATTATAATAAATAGTTTAATTAATTTAGAAATTTGA
- a CDS encoding MBL fold metallo-hydrolase: MDIQFYGAAKMVTGSNYLINTGKYKILVDCGMFQGNKEMEKLNYNDFPYNPGEVDFLILTHAHIDHSGRIPKLVKDGFKGRIITTSPTLDLCKIMLMDSAKIQESDVEWENKKRQRGGKKPLEPLYTMEDAENSLKYFEPYFYQQKIKINDDILIRFRDAGHILGSSILELWIKEGKEELKVVFSGDLGMPGRPIISNPEYIDEADYVVIESTYGDRIHETYEGSTEKLIEVINKTVIRGGTVIIPSFAVGRTQELIYQLNKYYEYNPSVEEYMKIPVYIDSPMAIDATEAFKRNSSSFNEEARELILRGDNPFQFQNLVYSRSQEESMLLNKSKFPKVIISSSGMATAGRIRHHLKHNLWDEKNSLVFVGYQAEGTLGRILLDGKKRVKILGEEIDVKAEIYDLEGFSGHADQNVLLDWVENFKKKPKKIFIVHGEEDAATALSTLIKHLYKIETIIPSIGDSYAIDSTEVELVKGMDTSPTLLRENIENELKTAYNQFEALIDKSNKTIDDKIFAKEYDSIKNQLIDLQNTLMDLNILMGR; this comes from the coding sequence ATGGATATTCAATTTTATGGTGCAGCAAAGATGGTTACTGGATCTAATTATTTAATAAACACAGGGAAATATAAAATACTTGTAGATTGCGGAATGTTCCAAGGTAATAAGGAGATGGAAAAATTAAATTACAATGATTTTCCATATAATCCTGGAGAAGTTGATTTTTTAATTCTTACTCATGCACATATTGATCATAGTGGTAGAATCCCTAAATTAGTTAAGGATGGTTTTAAAGGTAGAATAATAACCACATCACCAACATTAGATTTATGTAAAATTATGTTAATGGATAGTGCAAAGATTCAAGAATCAGATGTGGAATGGGAGAATAAGAAGAGACAAAGAGGTGGAAAGAAACCTTTAGAGCCATTATATACAATGGAAGATGCAGAAAATAGTTTGAAGTATTTTGAACCATATTTTTATCAACAAAAAATAAAGATTAATGATGATATCCTAATTAGATTTAGAGATGCAGGCCATATATTAGGTTCATCCATATTAGAATTGTGGATTAAGGAAGGAAAAGAAGAACTTAAGGTAGTTTTCTCAGGTGATTTAGGGATGCCAGGCCGACCTATTATCAGCAATCCAGAATATATAGATGAAGCAGACTATGTAGTAATAGAATCTACCTATGGTGATAGGATTCATGAAACTTATGAGGGTAGTACAGAGAAACTTATAGAAGTAATTAACAAGACAGTTATAAGAGGCGGAACTGTAATAATCCCTTCTTTTGCTGTAGGAAGAACTCAAGAGCTTATATATCAGTTAAATAAATATTATGAGTACAATCCTAGCGTTGAAGAATATATGAAGATACCGGTATATATAGATAGCCCTATGGCAATAGATGCTACAGAGGCTTTTAAGAGAAATTCATCTAGTTTCAATGAAGAAGCAAGAGAGCTTATACTAAGAGGAGATAATCCCTTCCAATTCCAAAACTTAGTATATAGCAGATCTCAAGAGGAATCCATGTTGCTGAATAAGTCTAAATTCCCTAAAGTAATAATATCATCCAGTGGTATGGCTACTGCAGGTAGAATTAGGCATCATTTGAAGCATAATCTATGGGATGAAAAGAATTCACTGGTTTTTGTTGGGTATCAAGCTGAAGGGACACTTGGTAGGATTCTTTTAGATGGCAAGAAGAGAGTAAAGATTCTTGGAGAAGAAATAGATGTAAAGGCAGAAATATATGACCTTGAGGGATTTTCAGGTCATGCTGACCAAAATGTACTCTTGGACTGGGTAGAAAATTTTAAAAAGAAGCCTAAAAAGATATTCATTGTTCATGGAGAAGAAGATGCAGCTACTGCCTTATCTACTCTTATCAAACACCTATATAAAATAGAGACCATAATCCCTAGTATCGGTGATAGCTATGCTATTGATAGTACTGAGGTAGAATTAGTTAAAGGAATGGATACATCTCCTACTTTATTACGAGAAAATATTGAAAATGAATTAAAAACAGCATATAATCAATTTGAGGCTCTAATAGATAAATCCAATAAAACAATTGATGATAAGATTTTTGCCAAGGAATACGATTCAATCAAGAATCAGTTAATTGATTTGCAGAATACTTTAATGGATTTAAATATTTTAATGGGAAGATAA
- a CDS encoding GNAT family N-acetyltransferase — MYTGKITIKETTVEDLDNIMNLWNNGEVMFYVGFPKGLGITMDKLEKWLSGVNQNQYRKHYSIYADGIGYCGETYYEIDCINNLSALDIKLLPHAQGKGIAEFSLRFAITQVFENKLATRAYVDPNPDNKSAWKLYHKLGFVSKSRPEFLEPYSVYLEITEDEYKKWDKVAEN, encoded by the coding sequence ATGTATACAGGGAAAATTACAATTAAGGAAACAACAGTTGAGGATTTAGATAATATTATGAATTTATGGAACAATGGAGAAGTTATGTTTTATGTAGGATTTCCGAAAGGGTTAGGAATTACTATGGATAAACTCGAAAAATGGTTATCTGGTGTTAATCAAAATCAATACCGCAAGCATTATAGCATATATGCAGATGGAATAGGCTACTGTGGAGAAACTTATTATGAGATTGACTGTATTAATAATTTGTCTGCATTGGATATAAAACTATTGCCACATGCTCAGGGCAAGGGCATAGCAGAATTTTCTCTTAGATTTGCTATTACTCAAGTATTTGAAAATAAGCTGGCAACAAGGGCTTATGTAGATCCAAATCCTGACAATAAAAGTGCATGGAAACTATATCATAAATTAGGTTTTGTAAGTAAATCTCGCCCTGAATTTTTGGAGCCATACTCTGTTTATCTAGAGATTACTGAAGATGAGTATAAAAAATGGGATAAAGTAGCAGAGAATTAA
- a CDS encoding ABC transporter permease translates to MKKASYPYLIWMGIFILIPLFLVLYFAFTVGDSQNLSTFQFSLANFKRFINPIYLKVLGRSVNLAVVSTILCLIIGYPMALIISKEKARKRNLMILMFVIPMWMNFLLRTYAWLTLLGKNGFINYLVTKIGFQPLDLMYNDTAVLLGMVYNFLPFMVLPIYSVLVKIDKNLIEAAEDLGANKMEVFSKVILPLSIPGIITGITMVFIPAVSTFIISSLLGGNKSNLIGNLIEQQFRWTGDWHFGSSMSIILMVFILLTMALTSKFDKEKEGGGGGLW, encoded by the coding sequence ATGAAAAAAGCATCATATCCATATTTAATTTGGATGGGAATATTTATATTGATTCCACTTTTTCTAGTATTATATTTTGCCTTTACCGTTGGTGATAGTCAAAATCTTTCTACATTTCAATTTAGTCTAGCTAATTTTAAAAGATTTATTAATCCAATTTACCTAAAGGTATTAGGTAGGTCGGTGAATTTGGCCGTTGTTTCAACAATTCTTTGTTTGATAATTGGATATCCCATGGCATTAATTATATCTAAGGAGAAGGCAAGAAAAAGAAATCTTATGATTTTAATGTTTGTAATACCAATGTGGATGAATTTTTTATTAAGAACTTACGCATGGCTTACTTTACTTGGCAAGAACGGGTTTATAAACTATTTAGTTACAAAAATAGGATTTCAGCCACTTGACTTAATGTATAATGATACAGCTGTTTTACTTGGGATGGTATATAACTTTTTACCTTTTATGGTTTTACCTATATATTCCGTCCTTGTAAAAATTGATAAAAATTTAATAGAGGCAGCTGAAGATTTAGGCGCTAATAAAATGGAAGTATTTAGCAAAGTCATACTACCCTTAAGTATCCCTGGTATTATTACAGGCATAACCATGGTATTTATTCCAGCAGTGAGCACATTTATTATATCAAGCCTGTTAGGTGGAAATAAATCTAATTTAATAGGAAACCTTATTGAACAGCAATTTAGGTGGACTGGAGACTGGCATTTCGGTTCTTCTATGTCTATAATACTAATGGTGTTTATCCTTTTAACAATGGCACTTACATCTAAATTTGATAAGGAGAAAGAAGGAGGAGGTGGAGGACTATGGTAA
- a CDS encoding lipoate--protein ligase has product MKYLVNNSNDPRYNLAFEEYCFKHLDLNEDYVILWINGPAIIVGKNQNTVEEINSDFVEERGIKVVRRVTGGGAVYHDLGNLNFSIISMSTGSEKIDFKKYNIPIVKSLEKLGINCELSGRNDITLEGKKFSGIAQSVWKKRVLNHGTLLFDTELDVLSNALRVKQDKIESKGVKSVKSRVTNIRPHMAKDIDIYEFRDVLLKNIFEMEGLVPEEYKLSQEDLDNIQKLFEEKYSTWEWNYGESPKSNYQNYKRFDFGSIDIRFDVVSGLIKGSKIYGDFFGTEDVSLLQDKLNGTRYDKTEISKLLENEPLEKYFGNISKEEFVDLMFQ; this is encoded by the coding sequence ATGAAATATTTAGTAAACAATTCTAATGACCCAAGATATAATTTAGCATTTGAGGAGTATTGTTTCAAGCATCTTGATTTAAATGAAGATTATGTAATACTTTGGATCAATGGTCCTGCAATTATAGTAGGAAAAAATCAAAACACAGTAGAAGAGATAAATTCAGATTTTGTAGAAGAAAGAGGAATCAAAGTAGTTAGAAGAGTAACTGGTGGTGGGGCTGTATACCATGACCTTGGTAATCTGAACTTTAGTATAATTAGTATGTCAACTGGATCAGAAAAGATAGACTTTAAAAAATACAATATTCCAATAGTAAAATCCTTAGAAAAACTAGGTATTAATTGTGAGCTATCAGGTAGAAATGATATAACTTTAGAAGGAAAGAAATTTTCAGGTATAGCACAATCAGTATGGAAGAAAAGAGTATTAAATCATGGGACCTTGTTGTTTGATACTGAATTAGATGTATTGTCCAATGCATTGAGAGTTAAGCAGGATAAAATTGAGTCAAAAGGAGTTAAATCAGTAAAGAGTAGAGTAACAAATATTAGACCTCATATGGCAAAAGATATTGATATTTATGAATTTAGAGATGTATTATTAAAGAATATTTTTGAAATGGAAGGATTAGTACCTGAAGAATATAAATTATCACAGGAAGATCTAGACAATATCCAGAAATTATTCGAAGAAAAATATTCAACTTGGGAATGGAACTATGGAGAATCACCAAAATCAAATTACCAAAATTATAAGAGATTTGATTTCGGTAGTATAGACATTAGGTTTGATGTAGTTAGTGGCTTGATTAAGGGAAGTAAGATATATGGAGATTTCTTTGGAACTGAAGATGTTTCTTTACTACAAGATAAATTAAATGGAACAAGATATGATAAAACTGAAATATCAAAGCTACTAGAAAATGAGCCATTGGAAAAATATTTTGGAAATATAAGCAAAGAAGAATTTGTTGATTTAATGTTTCAATAG